Part of the Paracoccus sp. S3-43 genome, CGCCCTCCATCTCGATCCGGCCGGCATCGGCCGGTTGCAGCCCGGCCAGCACGCGCAACAGGCTGGACTTGCCGACTCCGCTGGGCCCCAGGACCGAGACGATCTCTCCGGGCGACAGATCCAGGTCGAAGCCTTCCAGCACCGGCGCGGCCGCGCCGGGATAGCGCAATGTCACGCCTGCGGCGCGCAGCACGGGCCCAGCCTCGGAAAGGGTCATGCGGCCTTGCCCGCGGCGTCCAGGATCGTGCGCAGCTGCACGGTGCTGGGGGTGATGATCGGCACGAAGGCCGCCTCGCGCCAGCGCCGGGCGAAACCCCGGCCCGGACCGTCCAGATAGCAGCGCCCGCCGCCTGCCTGCAATTCCAGGGCCACCGCCTCGAACACGATTTCGGACAGGGCGATGCGCAGTTCGAACAGGGCGGCGGGCCGGGCGACGAAGCCGCCCGAATCGAGACCCGCCTTCAACGACGCGACGATCTTGTCCAGCCGCGTGCCGAGCGCCGCGATGGGGGTCTCCAGAACCCCCCTCCCCGCTCCTCCGGCGCAGCCGGCCTCGGCCAGGGACCGGCGGGCAAGGCCGATGGCCATCCCGCATTGCAGGGCGATGAAGCTGGGGCGCACGCCCGGCAGCCATTCGGGGGCATCGGCGGCGATGATCCGGTCGCGGCCGATCCGAACGCCCTCGATCCGCACCGACGCGGTATCCGAGGACCGCATCCCCATCAGCGCCAGATCCGCGCTTCTGTGAACGCCGGGATCGTCATGGGCAAGCGCCACGATCATCGCAGGCCCGCCATCCGCCGGATCGGCGGCGGCGGCGACGACAAAGCCCTGCCCGCGCAGGTTGGTGACCCAGGGAAGCGCGCCGTCGACGACCAGATCCCCGCCCTCGGGGCGGACCGTCATCTGCAACGGCTCCAGGCCCGCCAAGAATTTCATGACATTCGACAGGCCCGAGGCGCCCGCGACCCGCCCCGCCAGAAGGTCGGGCAACAGGCGGTCGCGCAGGGCATGGTTCGGGGTCTGGACCAGGAATTCGACAAAGCAGCGATGGCCCCACAGCACGAAGGCCGCAGCCAGCGATTCCCGCGCCACCGCCGCGACGGCCCGGACGGCATCCATGGCGGTGCCGCCCCCACCGCCCAGGGCTTCGGGCACGCCGATCCCGGCCAACCCCGCCTGCGCCAGACGCGGCAGCAGATCGGTTGCCGGAATCTGCCCCAGATCGATCCCGTCTGCCGAGCCTGCAAGCCATTCGGCCAGATCGTCGGGCAGGGCAAAGGTCATTGCGCGGAAACCTCTGGCTGCCATTCATAGGCGGACAGTTCGGGGTTCAACTCGGGCCGGCCCAGATTGTTGGCAAAGTTGCACAGCGTCGCCAGGCTGACACCCAGGACGACCTCCAGCGCGGCCTGGTCATCAAACCCGGCCTCCTTGAAGGCGCTCAGTTCAGCATCCGGGACATTCCCGCGCGAGGCGATGACCGCCCTGGTGAATTCTGCCACCGCGCCCAGCCGGGCGTCGGGCACCGGCCCAAGGGCTCGTAAGGCGCCGATCGTCGCCTGGTCGAGATGCGCCTTCTTGTCGGCGACCGCGCTGTGGCCCGCCACGCAGAAGCCGCAGCCATGCGTCGCCGCCGCGGTGATCTGCACGGCCTCGCGTTCGGCCAGCGTCAGCGAGGCACGTCCGTTGATGGCCGATACGGTCTGATAGGTTTCCAGGGCCACCGGCGCATTGGCCAGAAGGCGCACGAGGTTGGGAAGGAAACCGTTGTTCTTCTGCGCCGCCTCCAGTCGAGGCCGTGCTTCGGCGGGTGCATCTTCAAGAGTGCGCAACGGGAGACGAGACATGGCGAGCCTTTCCTGTTCCTGCATCCAGGCGTTTGCGCCGGACCATAAGAGAGCGAGCCGCAGCATACAATGAAGCATGTCTTCTTCTTTCTTCTGTGACAGGCAGGTTTGTTTCCCCTGCACCGGTGCCGAGCAGAAGAATCTTCCGCAAAAGATCGATCACCCGCTGCCGCTCCGGGCCGCCGATCGGCGTGCGGCAGCCGCATGGGGGCGCATCAGCTGCACCACCTGCGCGCGCGTGCGGTGCATGACGGGCCAGACGATATGCGAGGGGCGTCCGCATGGCCCGCCAGAGCCCCGATGCTGCGGAAGCAGCGCGCGAAAAGGATCTTGCGTGCGGCCCCGTCGGGGGGGCTTTGGGATTGCGTCAAATCACGTTATCGCGTTAGACCGCGTCCCGACCATGGAGGAAGCTCGCAATGAAACACGTTCTGGCAGCATCGCTGCTGGGTGCCGTATTGGCCCTGCCCGCCGCCGCGGCGCAAGAGATCAAGATCGGCTATGCACTGGCCGAGGACAGCCATTACGGCGCCGGTGCCAAGGCTTTCGAGGCCTCGCTGAAGGACAGCCTGGGCGACGCGTTCACTTTCCGGCATTTCCCGTCCTCGGGCCTGGGCGGCGAGCGTGAGGTTCTGGAAGGGCTGCAACTGGGCACGGTCGAGATGACCATCGCCTCGGACGGCACGCTGACGAATTTCGTGCCCGAGGTCGGCGTGCTGGGCATTCCCTTCCTGCTGCGCGACAAGGACCACGCCCGCAAGGTGCTGGACGGCGAGATCGGCCAGGAGATGCTGGCGAAGTTCGACGATGCCGGGCTGCACGCGCTGGCCTGGGGCGAGCAGGGCTTCCGCCACATCACGTCGAACCGCGGCCCGATCGAGACCCCGGCGGACATGGCCGGGCTGAAGATCCGCACCATGGAGAATCCGGTTCACATCGAGGCCTTCCGCGCCCTTGGCGCCGCGCCCACACCCATGGCCTGGCCCGAGGTGATCGGCGCGCTGGAGCAGGGCGCCATCGACGGGCAGGAAAACCCGCTGTCGGTGATCGTCTCGGCCAAGCTGGACGAGGTTCAGAAGAACCTGACGCTGGACGGCCACGTCTATTCCTCGACCATCATCCTGGTTTCGCCCTCACTCTGGGGCGGGCTGGACGAAACCCAGCAGGCCGCCTTCCAGAAGGCCGCCAAGGACGCGGTGGCCGCCATGCGCGCCTATGTCGATGAGGTCGATGCCTCGGGGGTGGCCGCGATGCAGGAACAGGGCATGGCGGTGAACGAGCTGTCGGCCGAGCAGAAGGCGGCGTTCCGCGAGGCCCTGGCCGAGCCCTACAAATCCTATGAGGCCCAGTTCGGCAAGGATCTGATGGACCGCATCCAGGCGGTCGAATAAGCGGTCATGCAAAGGATCGAACGCGCCTTTGTCGCCGTCAACGGCGCCGTGCTGGTGCTGGCATTGATGGCGATGGCCCTGATCCTGGGTTGGAACGTCGCCGGTCGCTATCTGACCGGCAACTCTCTGACCTGGGCGGATGAGGTGGCGCGTTACGCGATGATCTGGGTGACGTTCCTCGGCGCGGGGCTGGCGCTGCGCGAAGGGGCCCATGCCGCGATCACCAATGCGCAAGAGGCCCTGCCGACGCAGGGCCAGCGCCTGTTGCGGGGCGTCATCCTGGTGCTGCTGTTCGGCTTTTTCGCCTTCATGGTCTGGGTCGGGCTGGATTACATGGGCCGGATGTCGGTGCAGAAATCCGCCGCGCTGAGGGTGCCGATGAAATGGGTCTATGCCGCGATGCCGGTGGGCTTCGCGCTGCTGATCGTGCATCTGGCGCTGATCGCGCCGCGCTATCTGCGCGCAGGGCTTGACCATTCCGACGAGGCCGCCCTTGGTTGAGATCCTGATCGCCGCCTTCCTGGTCCTGATGGTGATGGGGGTGCCCGTCGCCTTTTCGCTGGCCATGGCCGCCTTTGCCGCCGTGGCGATCAGCGGGCGCTATCCCCTGGTGGTGGTCGTCAAGGAGATGTTCACCGGCCTGGACAGCTTTCCGCTGCTGGCGGTGCCCTTCTTCATCCTGGCAGCCGAGATCATGTCCACCGGGGCGATCTCGCGGATGCTGCTGCGCTTTGCCTCGCAATTCGTCGGCCACCTGCGCGGCGGCCTGGGCTATGCCAATATCCTGACGGGGACGCTGTTTGCGGGGATTTCCGGCTCGGCCCTGGCCTCGGCCGCCGGGCCGGGCGCGATGATGGCCCGGATGATGGAGCGTTCGGGCTATTCCAAGGGCTATGCGGGGGCGCTGACCATCTCGGTCGCGGTGGTCGATCCGATCATCCCGCCCTCGATCACCATGATCATCTATGCGTTGCAGGACCGCAATGTCTCGGTCGGCTCGCTGTTCATGGCCGGGTTGCTGCCGGGATTGCTGATCTCGGGGCTGATCGCGGCGGTGAACTGGTGGATCAGCCGCAAGCGCGACTATCGCAGCCTGGAACAGCGCCCGCCGTTGCGGCAGATGCTTCTCAATACCGGCGCGGCGCTGCCGGCGCTGATGCTGATCGTGCTGATCGTCGGCGGCATCCGCGTCGGGCTGTTCACGCCGACCGAAGCCTCGGTCGTGGCGGTGTTCTATGCCATCGTCGTCTCGGCGGTGGTTTATCGCGGCTTCAGCTGGACCGATCTTTGGGGGGCCTTCCTGCGCTCGGCGATCATGTCGGTCGCGGTGCTGATGATCCTGGCCGCAGCCCGCGCCTTTGCCTGGGTGCTGATCATCGAGGGCGTGCCGCAGGCCATGGCCGACGCGGTGATCGCCATGAACCTGTCGCCCATCGCCTTTCTGCTGATGGTGAACCTGCTGTTGCTGGTCTTCGGCATGTTCATGGACCCGCTGCCGGGGGTGATGATCCTGGTGCCGATCCTGGCGCCCATCGCCCACGGCCTGGGGATCGCGGCGGATCATTTCGCGATCATCGTCATCGTCAACCTGACCTTTGGCCT contains:
- a CDS encoding carboxymuconolactone decarboxylase family protein, whose protein sequence is MQEQERLAMSRLPLRTLEDAPAEARPRLEAAQKNNGFLPNLVRLLANAPVALETYQTVSAINGRASLTLAEREAVQITAAATHGCGFCVAGHSAVADKKAHLDQATIGALRALGPVPDARLGAVAEFTRAVIASRGNVPDAELSAFKEAGFDDQAALEVVLGVSLATLCNFANNLGRPELNPELSAYEWQPEVSAQ
- a CDS encoding acyl-CoA dehydrogenase family protein, which translates into the protein MTFALPDDLAEWLAGSADGIDLGQIPATDLLPRLAQAGLAGIGVPEALGGGGGTAMDAVRAVAAVARESLAAAFVLWGHRCFVEFLVQTPNHALRDRLLPDLLAGRVAGASGLSNVMKFLAGLEPLQMTVRPEGGDLVVDGALPWVTNLRGQGFVVAAAADPADGGPAMIVALAHDDPGVHRSADLALMGMRSSDTASVRIEGVRIGRDRIIAADAPEWLPGVRPSFIALQCGMAIGLARRSLAEAGCAGGAGRGVLETPIAALGTRLDKIVASLKAGLDSGGFVARPAALFELRIALSEIVFEAVALELQAGGGRCYLDGPGRGFARRWREAAFVPIITPSTVQLRTILDAAGKAA
- a CDS encoding TRAP transporter large permease; this encodes MVEILIAAFLVLMVMGVPVAFSLAMAAFAAVAISGRYPLVVVVKEMFTGLDSFPLLAVPFFILAAEIMSTGAISRMLLRFASQFVGHLRGGLGYANILTGTLFAGISGSALASAAGPGAMMARMMERSGYSKGYAGALTISVAVVDPIIPPSITMIIYALQDRNVSVGSLFMAGLLPGLLISGLIAAVNWWISRKRDYRSLEQRPPLRQMLLNTGAALPALMLIVLIVGGIRVGLFTPTEASVVAVFYAIVVSAVVYRGFSWTDLWGAFLRSAIMSVAVLMILAAARAFAWVLIIEGVPQAMADAVIAMNLSPIAFLLMVNLLLLVFGMFMDPLPGVMILVPILAPIAHGLGIAADHFAIIVIVNLTFGLMTPPVGSLIFVVASATKQRPSALIRELPPFFIAAMVALLILTFVPALSTWLPRISGFAR
- a CDS encoding TRAP transporter substrate-binding protein, whose product is MKHVLAASLLGAVLALPAAAAQEIKIGYALAEDSHYGAGAKAFEASLKDSLGDAFTFRHFPSSGLGGEREVLEGLQLGTVEMTIASDGTLTNFVPEVGVLGIPFLLRDKDHARKVLDGEIGQEMLAKFDDAGLHALAWGEQGFRHITSNRGPIETPADMAGLKIRTMENPVHIEAFRALGAAPTPMAWPEVIGALEQGAIDGQENPLSVIVSAKLDEVQKNLTLDGHVYSSTIILVSPSLWGGLDETQQAAFQKAAKDAVAAMRAYVDEVDASGVAAMQEQGMAVNELSAEQKAAFREALAEPYKSYEAQFGKDLMDRIQAVE
- a CDS encoding TRAP transporter small permease, whose product is MQRIERAFVAVNGAVLVLALMAMALILGWNVAGRYLTGNSLTWADEVARYAMIWVTFLGAGLALREGAHAAITNAQEALPTQGQRLLRGVILVLLFGFFAFMVWVGLDYMGRMSVQKSAALRVPMKWVYAAMPVGFALLIVHLALIAPRYLRAGLDHSDEAALG